In one window of Prevotella sp. E13-17 DNA:
- the tgt gene encoding tRNA guanosine(34) transglycosylase Tgt, translating to MTFELQHTDPYSDARAGVITTDHGQIKTPIFMPVGTCGSVKGVHFSELREQVKAQIILGNTYHLYLRPGLDTLKKAGGLHRFNTWNRPILTDSGGFQVFSLTGIRKLREEGCEFRSHIDGSKHFFTPENVMDTERIIGADIMMAFDECPPGQSDYQYAKKSLGLTQRWLDRCIKRFNETEPIYGHQQSLFPIVQGCTFRDLRQEAAKHVADKGADGNAIGGLAVGEPTEVMYDMIEVVNAILPKDKPRYLMGVGTPQNILEGIERGVDMFDCVMPTRNGRNAMLFTYEGTINIRNKKWEQDFSPIDPDGCDIDRLHSKAYLHHLFKAQELLAMQIASIHNLAFYLRLVTDARKHIEQGDFSMWKRSVIDNLGRRV from the coding sequence ATGACGTTTGAACTACAACATACAGATCCTTATAGTGACGCACGTGCAGGTGTGATAACAACGGATCACGGACAAATAAAGACACCTATCTTTATGCCTGTAGGCACGTGTGGTAGCGTGAAAGGTGTTCACTTCTCAGAACTCCGTGAACAGGTGAAGGCACAAATCATTTTGGGCAACACTTATCACTTATACCTGCGTCCCGGATTGGACACCTTGAAAAAGGCTGGCGGACTTCACCGCTTCAATACTTGGAATCGTCCGATACTGACAGACTCTGGCGGTTTTCAGGTGTTCTCGCTGACAGGAATCCGCAAACTGAGAGAGGAAGGATGCGAGTTTCGTTCACACATAGATGGCTCAAAGCACTTCTTCACGCCAGAGAATGTGATGGACACAGAGCGAATCATCGGTGCTGACATCATGATGGCTTTCGACGAATGTCCACCAGGACAAAGCGACTATCAGTATGCGAAGAAAAGTCTGGGACTGACACAACGTTGGTTGGACCGCTGCATCAAGCGATTCAACGAAACAGAACCCATCTACGGACACCAGCAAAGTTTGTTCCCTATTGTGCAAGGCTGTACGTTTAGGGATCTACGTCAAGAAGCTGCAAAGCATGTGGCAGACAAAGGAGCCGATGGAAATGCAATCGGTGGATTAGCTGTTGGCGAACCCACAGAGGTGATGTACGACATGATTGAGGTGGTGAACGCCATACTGCCTAAAGACAAGCCACGCTACTTGATGGGCGTAGGAACACCACAGAATATACTGGAAGGTATAGAACGTGGCGTTGATATGTTTGACTGTGTCATGCCGACCCGCAACGGTCGCAATGCCATGCTATTTACTTATGAAGGAACGATCAACATTCGTAACAAAAAATGGGAACAGGACTTCTCGCCCATTGACCCTGACGGATGCGACATTGACCGACTTCACAGCAAGGCCTACCTGCACCACCTCTTTAAAGCACAAGAACTGTTGGCCATGCAGATAGCATCGATCCATAACCTCGCCTTCTATCTGCGACTGGTGACTGATGCGAGAAAGCATATTGAACAAGGGGACTTCTCGATGTGGAAACGTTCGGTAATTGATAATTTAGGACGTAGGGTATGA